From the Acidobacteriota bacterium genome, the window TCCTGGGAGACGATGCCCGCCTCTCGGCCAACAGCCGGCTCCCGTCTCCTTGAGGGAGATCTCCGGGCCGGCAGTCGGCTACCGCTTTTTCTCGGCCGGCTCGGCTTGAGTTGGAGTGACCGGGGTGGGCGCTTCGATGGGTATTTGTTCGACCACCCGAATCCCGTAACCCTCCAGTCCGACGATGCGGCGAGGGTGGTTGGTCAGCAGCCGAATTTGCTTGAGGTCCAGCCGGGAGAGAATCTGGGCGCCCGTGCCGTAGTCCCGCTGGGCTCGACGCCAACTGTAGACATCCGCCTCGGTGGAGGTCATGCCGTGGTAGGCGATGCGATGGCAGCCGTCCTCCTTCTTGAGCTGAAATCCCCTTCCGGTCTGGTGCAGGTAGAGCAGCACGCCGCTGCCGGCCTGGGCAATGGCCTGCATGCAGCGTTCGATCTGGGAACGGCAGTCGCACCGGATCGAATGAAAGACATCCCCCGTCAGGCAGTGGGAGTGAACCCTGACCAGCACCGGTTCCTCCGAACGAATGGTGCCGAACACCAGGGCCACGTGGGTCTCCTGCTCGATCTCGCTCTCGAAGGCCAGCATCCGGAAGGTGCCGAACTCGGTGGGCAGGTCGGCCTCGGCCACCAGCTTCACGAATGACTCGGTCCGCAGCCGGTATTTGATCAGATCGGCCACCGTAATCATCTTCAGCCCGTGTTCCGTGGCAAACCGGTGCAGTTCTCCGACCCGGGACATGCTGCCGTCGTCGTTCATGATCTCGCAGATGACGCCTGCCGGTCTCAAGCCGGCGATGCGTGCCAGGTCGACGGCCGCCTCGGTCTGACCGGCTCGAATCAGCACACCTCCTCGGCGGGCCCGCAGGGGGAACACGTGACCGGGCTTGACCAGGTCGCCGGGCCGGGTTTCGGGGTGGATGGCCGTCAGAATCGTCTGGGAGCGGTCAGCCGCCGAGATTCCCGTGGAGACTTTCCCTCTGGCCTCGATCGAAACGCAAAAGGCGGTGCCGTAGCGGGAGTTGTTCTCGTTCACCATCAGCGGAACCTGCAGCTCGTCCAGGCGTTCTCCCGTCAGGGAGAGACAGATCAGGCCCCGCCCGAACTTGGCCATGAAGTTGATGGCTTCCGGTGTCACCTTCTCGGCGGCGATGGTCAGGTCGCCTTCGTTTTCCCGATCCTCGTCGTCGACCACGATGAGCATCTTCCCCGACCTGATGTCCTCGATGGCCTCTTCAATGGTCGAAAAAAAGCTTTCCAATGGATTCCTCGGCAGGT encodes:
- the ribB gene encoding 3,4-dihydroxy-2-butanone-4-phosphate synthase, whose protein sequence is MLIVVDDEDRENEGDLTIAAEKVTPEAINFMAKFGRGLICLSLTGERLDELQVPLMVNENNSRYGTAFCVSIEARGKVSTGISAADRSQTILTAIHPETRPGDLVKPGHVFPLRARRGGVLIRAGQTEAAVDLARIAGLRPAGVICEIMNDDGSMSRVGELHRFATEHGLKMITVADLIKYRLRTESFVKLVAEADLPTEFGTFRMLAFESEIEQETHVALVFGTIRSEEPVLVRVHSHCLTGDVFHSIRCDCRSQIERCMQAIAQAGSGVLLYLHQTGRGFQLKKEDGCHRIAYHGMTSTEADVYSWRRAQRDYGTGAQILSRLDLKQIRLLTNHPRRIVGLEGYGIRVVEQIPIEAPTPVTPTQAEPAEKKR